The following are from one region of the Rhodopirellula sp. P2 genome:
- a CDS encoding polymorphic toxin-type HINT domain-containing protein, which translates to MKTTRLKPRFGVRYSMGIFLAGATCVAATGIESQVHAADATWSEQLVDASSIGNVQLREQLLENPPADLEAQSLANALKGRLKDTNGQWVSIEESVQDDARSNRIAEYESRRDAMQDTAADHWQLSRWCRAEHMPGRARAHAFRVVELDRDHAAAHRYLGNVRVGDAWVAAEEAVQQQKELRETQQNLRVHTPKIRAIAEAFRSTDSATLSKARTQLERIDTADAIDAVLQQAFSGSDGFAMAAVNWLGERDEADAAVALARLAVFDQRRGLRDLATQQLKSTDPMLFVPTLLDWCQGTIESTHRLVFNEGDRSFDVVRQYRREDAEGVKVLDSVTKVVAVHAGASPTGIIGHRDAVESLQVESARDASVVQSEAERFNARSRWLQSRTAAVIEALDSNFDGEPSAESMRDWWYAYRGYGDTGLPPVERRLVRNMAYREVSNAAPIGSTPRRVLAFKSGSNGTRQLAEDSGSQPQTWAQKRAAAVPDAKIGVYVRPAADCLVAGTLVWTDRGMRPVESLRLGDQVLSCDVTTGELSYQSVLRQTVREPEPLTKIQLGSDEIVASKGHPFWVIGRGWTTTEQLVPGDALHGADGVAVIDALGSVAADKTYNLVVEHNHSYFVGKSRILSHDAEVERPDGIAMPGVAL; encoded by the coding sequence ATGAAGACGACGCGATTGAAACCCAGGTTTGGTGTTCGCTACTCGATGGGGATTTTCCTCGCCGGTGCGACTTGTGTGGCGGCAACCGGGATTGAATCCCAGGTGCACGCTGCCGACGCGACCTGGTCGGAGCAACTGGTTGATGCTTCGTCAATTGGAAACGTCCAGCTTCGTGAACAACTGCTGGAGAATCCTCCCGCGGATTTGGAGGCCCAGTCGTTGGCGAATGCTTTGAAAGGGCGGTTGAAAGACACCAACGGCCAATGGGTTTCGATCGAAGAATCCGTTCAGGACGACGCTCGTTCGAATCGGATCGCCGAATACGAAAGCCGACGCGATGCGATGCAGGACACGGCGGCGGATCACTGGCAACTCTCGCGTTGGTGTCGCGCAGAACACATGCCCGGACGTGCTCGCGCTCACGCGTTTCGTGTGGTTGAACTGGATCGGGATCATGCCGCAGCACATCGTTATCTTGGAAACGTCCGAGTCGGCGATGCGTGGGTTGCAGCAGAAGAAGCTGTCCAGCAGCAGAAAGAATTGCGTGAGACCCAGCAGAACTTGCGCGTTCACACGCCGAAGATTCGGGCCATCGCAGAAGCGTTCCGGTCAACCGATTCTGCGACCCTGAGCAAAGCACGCACGCAGCTTGAGCGGATCGACACCGCTGATGCGATCGATGCGGTGCTGCAACAAGCCTTCAGTGGGTCAGATGGATTTGCAATGGCCGCGGTGAATTGGCTCGGTGAACGAGACGAGGCCGATGCCGCCGTCGCGTTGGCTCGGTTGGCAGTCTTCGATCAGCGACGAGGCTTGCGTGATCTGGCAACGCAGCAATTGAAGTCGACCGATCCAATGCTGTTTGTCCCGACGCTGTTGGATTGGTGTCAAGGAACCATCGAATCCACCCATCGCTTGGTGTTCAACGAGGGAGATCGATCCTTCGATGTTGTCCGGCAATACCGCCGGGAAGATGCGGAAGGCGTGAAGGTCTTGGATTCTGTCACGAAAGTGGTGGCGGTCCATGCAGGAGCATCCCCCACGGGGATCATCGGTCATCGAGATGCGGTGGAGAGCCTGCAGGTCGAGAGCGCCCGCGATGCAAGTGTCGTTCAATCCGAAGCGGAGCGGTTCAATGCTCGAAGTCGTTGGTTGCAGAGCCGAACCGCGGCGGTGATTGAAGCACTCGATTCGAATTTCGATGGGGAGCCATCGGCTGAGAGCATGCGGGATTGGTGGTATGCCTATCGCGGTTACGGTGACACCGGATTGCCGCCCGTTGAACGTCGTTTGGTTCGAAACATGGCTTACCGGGAAGTCAGCAATGCTGCCCCGATTGGATCCACACCACGGCGAGTCCTGGCATTCAAATCGGGAAGCAACGGCACACGGCAATTGGCCGAGGATTCCGGCAGTCAGCCTCAAACTTGGGCACAAAAGCGAGCCGCTGCTGTTCCGGATGCCAAGATCGGCGTCTACGTGCGTCCGGCCGCGGATTGCTTGGTCGCCGGAACTCTCGTCTGGACCGATCGCGGCATGCGTCCCGTGGAAAGTCTGCGATTGGGGGACCAGGTGCTGAGCTGTGATGTGACCACCGGGGAGCTGAGCTATCAGAGCGTTTTACGACAAACGGTCCGTGAACCCGAGCCACTGACCAAAATCCAGCTGGGAAGTGATGAGATCGTTGCTTCCAAAGGTCACCCTTTCTGGGTGATTGGACGTGGTTGGACGACGACGGAACAGCTTGTTCCCGGAGATGCGTTGCACGGCGCGGATGGGGTGGCGGTGATTGATGCCCTTGGATCCGTTGCCGCCGACAAGACGTACAACTTGGTTGTGGAGCACAATCACAGCTACTTTGTCGGCAAGTCACGCATTCTGTCGCACGATGCGGAGGTGGAGCGTCCTGATGGGATCGCCATGCCGGGGGTGGCGTTGTAA
- a CDS encoding Mur ligase family protein: protein MKLDSREQRSTTTIHSRQQGGDEMRHAIDQWLSQTKPGGTFRSSFGSSTLPPHAAVKWNDPSGSNVQTVRRVNQSTASEQIQSRATKLASATESKSNSPSAPPRDASTTRLSGLLKKVRFFSGSDVEFTSIAKSAETCEPGQLVVYRLGDDCPVELISQALARGAAGILTEQILPAPIPQAIVVDTDRALAEIRSKQTDRPDQKLITIGIVGSAGKTVTAFLTASVLRDIPCRVAYQTDLGSSDSVVTEAGTAKATNGASLIDALSDAVDAGAAVSITEMDSTQLRLGAYDQIELDIVVVTGRDAGDNDFGPSPIECAFELVTQGGVLIVPESNQRILSAAHAAAQTQNIELVTYGVDNAADVSIRTISQADGTLTAMLRHESRAAVMESFLGRGHFADCLAAAAAVGVVTENPLPQIAESLCKLRDLPGRFEAITTGDWETDQNNPAVRLDIGGSPERVQFALQAARKELLQTPASSAPITLPMHAASQAGRAKRPQLWCVLAVSEKDDADTLMQYGRLLETMPDHCVLTCREADKANFLSMSHGVLDGIQDVAAMRLVADPNRAIQWAHGEAGNHDMVLVIGGIDRSHPDAERRSLDAVTQVIAACAEEREQALQANSHPAIIQGLPNSAQNLPAQNLPAQNLPTQNNGTDADPPQLKLFDGN, encoded by the coding sequence GTGAAACTGGATTCGCGTGAACAACGAAGCACCACGACGATCCATTCACGTCAGCAAGGAGGCGACGAGATGCGTCACGCAATCGATCAATGGTTGAGCCAAACCAAACCGGGTGGAACTTTCCGGTCTTCATTCGGCTCCTCGACTCTTCCGCCTCACGCAGCGGTGAAGTGGAACGATCCCTCAGGCAGCAACGTCCAAACGGTTCGCCGCGTTAACCAATCGACTGCCTCGGAGCAGATCCAATCGCGAGCGACCAAACTTGCCAGCGCCACCGAATCCAAATCGAACAGCCCCTCCGCACCCCCGCGTGACGCTTCCACGACCCGTCTGTCCGGTTTGCTGAAGAAGGTTCGCTTCTTCTCAGGATCCGACGTCGAGTTCACCTCGATCGCCAAATCAGCCGAGACCTGCGAACCCGGTCAATTGGTGGTCTATCGCTTGGGCGATGACTGCCCGGTGGAATTGATCTCGCAAGCTCTCGCCCGCGGTGCCGCAGGCATTCTGACGGAGCAAATTTTGCCAGCGCCGATTCCACAAGCCATTGTGGTGGATACCGATCGAGCCCTCGCGGAAATTCGATCCAAGCAAACCGATCGCCCCGACCAAAAACTGATCACGATTGGCATCGTGGGCTCCGCCGGCAAGACGGTCACCGCATTCCTCACCGCCTCCGTTCTGCGAGACATTCCTTGCCGAGTCGCCTACCAAACGGATCTCGGGTCCAGCGATTCCGTGGTCACCGAAGCAGGCACGGCCAAGGCCACCAATGGTGCCTCGCTGATTGACGCCTTGTCGGATGCCGTTGATGCGGGCGCAGCCGTCAGCATCACGGAAATGGATTCCACTCAGCTGCGTCTGGGAGCCTACGACCAAATCGAACTGGACATTGTCGTCGTGACCGGACGCGACGCAGGTGACAACGACTTTGGCCCTTCACCGATCGAATGTGCTTTCGAATTGGTGACCCAGGGCGGGGTGTTGATCGTGCCTGAATCAAACCAACGAATCCTTTCTGCTGCACACGCTGCGGCACAGACACAGAACATCGAACTGGTGACCTACGGCGTCGACAACGCCGCCGATGTCTCGATCCGTACGATCTCCCAAGCAGACGGCACCTTGACCGCCATGCTGCGGCATGAATCCCGAGCCGCGGTGATGGAATCGTTCCTCGGGCGGGGACACTTTGCCGATTGCTTGGCCGCCGCTGCCGCGGTTGGCGTGGTGACCGAAAACCCCTTGCCACAAATCGCCGAATCCCTCTGCAAACTTCGCGATTTGCCGGGCCGATTCGAAGCCATCACCACCGGCGACTGGGAAACCGATCAAAACAATCCCGCCGTGCGTTTGGACATCGGTGGATCACCTGAACGAGTCCAGTTCGCCTTGCAGGCCGCTCGCAAAGAACTCCTGCAAACACCCGCCAGCTCCGCCCCAATAACGTTGCCCATGCACGCTGCGTCCCAAGCCGGCAGGGCCAAACGCCCCCAACTTTGGTGCGTCTTGGCCGTCAGCGAAAAAGACGATGCGGACACGTTGATGCAATACGGTCGCTTGTTGGAAACGATGCCCGACCATTGTGTGCTGACCTGCCGAGAAGCCGACAAAGCCAATTTTCTCTCGATGAGCCACGGTGTTTTGGACGGGATTCAAGATGTCGCCGCCATGCGATTGGTCGCCGATCCGAACCGCGCAATCCAGTGGGCGCATGGCGAAGCGGGCAACCATGACATGGTCTTGGTCATCGGCGGGATCGACCGCAGCCATCCCGACGCCGAACGCCGATCCCTGGATGCGGTCACCCAAGTCATCGCCGCCTGTGCGGAGGAACGCGAACAAGCTCTGCAAGCAAATTCGCACCCGGCAATCATCCAAGGCCTGCCCAACTCCGCCCAGAACTTGCCCGCCCAGAACTTGCCCGCCCAGAACTTGCCCACCCAGAACAATGGCACTGACGCGGATCCACCCCAACTGAAATTGTTCGACGGAAACTGA
- a CDS encoding hemerythrin domain-containing protein, translating into MAEQANNSRRLSVNAAFMQDIKNDNRDLKILMDRLAVLTQPREAAANHWPELIQLFSDLNDQLALHFGLEEAYGYFDQALDADPEMSLAAENLRNQHAVLFEDSRHLAEAAAQACTGDTPIEGVTPEVTTAQEKVLVRYDAFVKQFHEHEEAELKLILDALDEDLGVGD; encoded by the coding sequence ATGGCCGAGCAAGCAAACAATTCACGCCGTTTGAGTGTCAACGCGGCGTTTATGCAGGACATCAAAAATGACAACCGCGACCTGAAAATATTGATGGATCGCTTGGCCGTTCTGACTCAACCGCGGGAGGCGGCGGCCAACCATTGGCCTGAATTAATTCAGTTATTTAGTGACTTGAACGATCAGCTGGCTCTGCATTTTGGCTTGGAGGAGGCTTACGGCTACTTCGATCAGGCCTTGGATGCGGACCCGGAAATGTCTTTGGCCGCGGAAAATTTGCGGAACCAACACGCTGTCTTGTTCGAAGATTCGAGACACTTGGCGGAAGCGGCCGCGCAAGCATGCACCGGAGACACGCCGATCGAAGGGGTGACCCCCGAAGTCACCACCGCCCAAGAAAAGGTGCTGGTCCGTTACGACGCGTTTGTGAAGCAGTTTCACGAACACGAGGAAGCGGAATTGAAGCTGATTTTGGATGCTCTGGATGAAGATTTAGGCGTGGGAGACTGA